A stretch of the Acanthopagrus latus isolate v.2019 chromosome 9, fAcaLat1.1, whole genome shotgun sequence genome encodes the following:
- the bbs5 gene encoding Bardet-Biedl syndrome 5 protein homolog isoform X3 codes for MKTRPGEALIDCLDSIEDTKGNNGDRGRLLVTNLRIIWHSIALPRVNLSVGYNSIINITTRTANSKLRGQTEALYILTKSNNTRFEFIFTNVVPGSPRLFTSVIAVHRAYETSKMYRDLKLRAALIQNKQLRLLPREQVYDKINGVWNLSSDQGNLGTFFITNVRIVWHANMNESFNVSIPYLQIWSIRIRDSKFGLALVIESSRQSGGYVLGFKIDPVDKLQDALKEINSLHKVYSANPIFGVEYEMEEKPQPLEELTVEQPADDVEIEPDEQTDAFTAYFADGNKQQDREPVFSDELGLAVEKLKDGFTLQGLWEVMG; via the exons atgaaaacacgTCCAGGAGAAGCACTAATAGACTGTCTGGACTCCATAGAAGACACGAAAGGAAACAACGGCGATCGAG GTCGACTGTTGGTGACAAACCTGAGAATCATTTGGCACTCTATAGCTCTGCCAAGGGTCAATTTGT CTGTGGGTTACAACtccatcatcaacatcacaacGAGGACAGCGAACTCA AAACTTAGAGGCCAAACGGAAGCACTCTACATCTTAACAAAGTCCAACAACACAAGATTTGAGTTCATCTTCACAAATGTGGTTCCAGGGAGTCCACGGCTCTTTACCTCTGTCATTGCTGTCCacag GGCTTACGAGACGTCGAAAATGTACAGGGACCTGAAATTGCGAGCTGCTCTCATTCAAAATAAGCAGCTTAGACTGTTGCCCCGCGAGCAAGTGTATGATAAAATTAATGGAGTTTGGAATCTATCCAGTGATCAG gGTAACCTCGGAACCTTCTTTATCACCAATGTCAGGATTGTGTGGCACGCCAACATGAACGAGAGCTTCAATGTCAGCATTCCTTACCTTCAGATT tgGTCCATCAGGATAAGAGACTCAAAGTTCGGTTTGGCTTTGGTGATTGAGAGTTCACGCCAG AGTGGTGGATACGTGCTCGGCTTTAAAATCGATCCCGTGGATAAGCTTCAGGATGCTCTTAAGGAAATCAACTCATTGCATAAGGTGTACTCTGCCAACCCAATATTTGGAGTGGAATATGAAATGGAAGAAAAG CCACAGCCGCTGGAAGAACTCACAGTGGAACAGCCTGCTGATGATGTGGAGATTGAGCCCGATGAGCAGACTGATGCTTTTACC GCTTACTTTGCTGATGGAAATAAG CAGCAAGATCGAGAGCCAGTGTTCTCCGACGAACTTGGCCTCGCTGTTGAAAAGCTGAAGGACGGCTTCACACTTCAAGGACTGTGGGAAGTCATGGGCTGA
- the bbs5 gene encoding Bardet-Biedl syndrome 5 protein homolog isoform X2: MSSVLDALWEDRDVRFDITAQQMKTRPGEALIDCLDSIEDTKGNNGDRGRLLVTNLRIIWHSIALPRVNLSVGYNSIINITTRTANSKLRGQTEALYILTKSNNTRFEFIFTNVVPGSPRLFTSVIAVHRAYETSKMYRDLKLRAALIQNKQLRLLPREQVYDKINGVWNLSSDQGNLGTFFITNVRIVWHANMNESFNVSIPYLQIWSIRIRDSKFGLALVIESSRQSGGYVLGFKIDPVDKLQDALKEINSLHKVYSANPIFGVEYEMEEKPQPLEELTVEQPADDVEIEPDEQTDAFTAYFADGNKQDREPVFSDELGLAVEKLKDGFTLQGLWEVMG; this comes from the exons ATGTCGTCTGTTTTAGATGCCCTCTGGGAAGACAGAGATGTTAGATTCGACATAACAGCACA acagatgaaaacacgTCCAGGAGAAGCACTAATAGACTGTCTGGACTCCATAGAAGACACGAAAGGAAACAACGGCGATCGAG GTCGACTGTTGGTGACAAACCTGAGAATCATTTGGCACTCTATAGCTCTGCCAAGGGTCAATTTGT CTGTGGGTTACAACtccatcatcaacatcacaacGAGGACAGCGAACTCA AAACTTAGAGGCCAAACGGAAGCACTCTACATCTTAACAAAGTCCAACAACACAAGATTTGAGTTCATCTTCACAAATGTGGTTCCAGGGAGTCCACGGCTCTTTACCTCTGTCATTGCTGTCCacag GGCTTACGAGACGTCGAAAATGTACAGGGACCTGAAATTGCGAGCTGCTCTCATTCAAAATAAGCAGCTTAGACTGTTGCCCCGCGAGCAAGTGTATGATAAAATTAATGGAGTTTGGAATCTATCCAGTGATCAG gGTAACCTCGGAACCTTCTTTATCACCAATGTCAGGATTGTGTGGCACGCCAACATGAACGAGAGCTTCAATGTCAGCATTCCTTACCTTCAGATT tgGTCCATCAGGATAAGAGACTCAAAGTTCGGTTTGGCTTTGGTGATTGAGAGTTCACGCCAG AGTGGTGGATACGTGCTCGGCTTTAAAATCGATCCCGTGGATAAGCTTCAGGATGCTCTTAAGGAAATCAACTCATTGCATAAGGTGTACTCTGCCAACCCAATATTTGGAGTGGAATATGAAATGGAAGAAAAG CCACAGCCGCTGGAAGAACTCACAGTGGAACAGCCTGCTGATGATGTGGAGATTGAGCCCGATGAGCAGACTGATGCTTTTACC GCTTACTTTGCTGATGGAAATAAG CAAGATCGAGAGCCAGTGTTCTCCGACGAACTTGGCCTCGCTGTTGAAAAGCTGAAGGACGGCTTCACACTTCAAGGACTGTGGGAAGTCATGGGCTGA
- the bbs5 gene encoding Bardet-Biedl syndrome 5 protein homolog isoform X1, which yields MSSVLDALWEDRDVRFDITAQQMKTRPGEALIDCLDSIEDTKGNNGDRGRLLVTNLRIIWHSIALPRVNLSVGYNSIINITTRTANSKLRGQTEALYILTKSNNTRFEFIFTNVVPGSPRLFTSVIAVHRAYETSKMYRDLKLRAALIQNKQLRLLPREQVYDKINGVWNLSSDQGNLGTFFITNVRIVWHANMNESFNVSIPYLQIWSIRIRDSKFGLALVIESSRQSGGYVLGFKIDPVDKLQDALKEINSLHKVYSANPIFGVEYEMEEKPQPLEELTVEQPADDVEIEPDEQTDAFTAYFADGNKQQDREPVFSDELGLAVEKLKDGFTLQGLWEVMG from the exons ATGTCGTCTGTTTTAGATGCCCTCTGGGAAGACAGAGATGTTAGATTCGACATAACAGCACA acagatgaaaacacgTCCAGGAGAAGCACTAATAGACTGTCTGGACTCCATAGAAGACACGAAAGGAAACAACGGCGATCGAG GTCGACTGTTGGTGACAAACCTGAGAATCATTTGGCACTCTATAGCTCTGCCAAGGGTCAATTTGT CTGTGGGTTACAACtccatcatcaacatcacaacGAGGACAGCGAACTCA AAACTTAGAGGCCAAACGGAAGCACTCTACATCTTAACAAAGTCCAACAACACAAGATTTGAGTTCATCTTCACAAATGTGGTTCCAGGGAGTCCACGGCTCTTTACCTCTGTCATTGCTGTCCacag GGCTTACGAGACGTCGAAAATGTACAGGGACCTGAAATTGCGAGCTGCTCTCATTCAAAATAAGCAGCTTAGACTGTTGCCCCGCGAGCAAGTGTATGATAAAATTAATGGAGTTTGGAATCTATCCAGTGATCAG gGTAACCTCGGAACCTTCTTTATCACCAATGTCAGGATTGTGTGGCACGCCAACATGAACGAGAGCTTCAATGTCAGCATTCCTTACCTTCAGATT tgGTCCATCAGGATAAGAGACTCAAAGTTCGGTTTGGCTTTGGTGATTGAGAGTTCACGCCAG AGTGGTGGATACGTGCTCGGCTTTAAAATCGATCCCGTGGATAAGCTTCAGGATGCTCTTAAGGAAATCAACTCATTGCATAAGGTGTACTCTGCCAACCCAATATTTGGAGTGGAATATGAAATGGAAGAAAAG CCACAGCCGCTGGAAGAACTCACAGTGGAACAGCCTGCTGATGATGTGGAGATTGAGCCCGATGAGCAGACTGATGCTTTTACC GCTTACTTTGCTGATGGAAATAAG CAGCAAGATCGAGAGCCAGTGTTCTCCGACGAACTTGGCCTCGCTGTTGAAAAGCTGAAGGACGGCTTCACACTTCAAGGACTGTGGGAAGTCATGGGCTGA